A genomic window from Ideonella sp. WA131b includes:
- a CDS encoding heavy-metal-associated domain-containing protein — MTYTFSVPSLSCGHCVRAVTEAVKAADPASQVKADPATRQVEVSSTLPREAVAAALAEAGYAPA; from the coding sequence ATGACTTACACGTTCTCGGTTCCCAGCCTGTCTTGCGGCCACTGCGTGCGCGCCGTCACCGAGGCCGTGAAGGCCGCCGACCCCGCCAGCCAGGTGAAAGCCGATCCCGCCACCCGCCAGGTGGAGGTGAGCTCCACGCTCCCGCGCGAGGCCGTGGCGGCGGCGCTGGCCGAGGCCGGCTACGCCCCGGCCTGA
- a CDS encoding SOS response-associated peptidase family protein — protein MCTRYISPEAGDIERHWQLGARTPSPWSRELFPRYRGPFIRPARHAASPERELVVGQWALVPWFATTARLPYLTVNARFEEIAHKASYKLPWARGQRCIIPAESFFEPHWESGRHVPWRFRRADGLPWGLAGLWNTWVDKSSGEIVESYTMLTLNADAHPLMRRMHKPDPQRPPDRQDKRSVVPIEPEDVDTWLYAPLPEAAALVRLAPEERFDARPAA, from the coding sequence ATGTGCACGCGCTACATCAGCCCCGAGGCCGGCGACATCGAGCGCCACTGGCAGCTTGGCGCTCGCACGCCCAGCCCCTGGTCGCGTGAGCTGTTTCCGCGCTACCGCGGCCCCTTCATCCGGCCGGCCCGGCACGCCGCCAGCCCGGAGCGCGAACTCGTCGTTGGCCAGTGGGCCCTGGTGCCGTGGTTCGCCACCACGGCCAGGCTGCCTTACCTGACGGTCAACGCCCGCTTCGAGGAGATCGCCCACAAGGCCAGCTACAAGCTGCCGTGGGCGCGCGGGCAGCGCTGCATCATTCCGGCCGAGAGCTTCTTCGAGCCCCACTGGGAGAGTGGACGCCACGTACCCTGGCGCTTTCGCCGCGCCGACGGCCTGCCCTGGGGCCTGGCCGGGCTGTGGAACACCTGGGTCGACAAGTCCAGCGGCGAAATTGTCGAGAGCTACACGATGCTGACCCTGAACGCCGACGCACACCCGCTGATGCGGCGCATGCACAAGCCCGATCCCCAGCGGCCGCCCGACCGGCAGGACAAGCGCAGCGTCGTGCCGATCGAGCCCGAGGATGTGGACACCTGGCTGTACGCGCCGCTGCCCGAGGCCGCGGCGCTGGTGCGGCTGGCACCCGAAGAGCGCTTCGACGCCAGACCCGCCGCCTGA
- a CDS encoding DUF3717 domain-containing protein, protein MPDAAPADGPERAIHITDIEAAINWWRERSPSPDGVSLSPEVRALAEVYGLLVWHREVLADERTMPRKAQEAWLAWYTTTPDAPCIAICSTSQGDDTCKGCGRRFAEVQHWPAYTPGQKRAVWRRITQEGTAWRFNRYAERARQASGEDHPDPRRFRAPEAAP, encoded by the coding sequence ATGCCTGACGCCGCGCCCGCCGATGGCCCCGAGAGGGCCATCCACATCACCGACATCGAGGCCGCCATCAACTGGTGGCGCGAGCGCTCGCCCTCGCCCGACGGCGTGAGCCTCAGCCCCGAGGTGCGCGCCCTGGCCGAGGTCTACGGCCTGCTCGTCTGGCACCGCGAGGTGCTGGCCGACGAGCGCACCATGCCGCGCAAGGCGCAGGAGGCGTGGCTGGCCTGGTACACCACCACGCCCGACGCGCCCTGCATCGCCATCTGCTCCACCAGCCAGGGCGACGACACCTGCAAGGGCTGCGGGCGGCGCTTCGCCGAGGTGCAGCACTGGCCGGCCTACACGCCGGGCCAGAAACGTGCCGTGTGGCGCCGCATCACGCAGGAGGGCACGGCCTGGCGCTTCAACCGCTACGCCGAGCGCGCCCGCCAGGCCAGCGGCGAGGATCACCCCGACCCGCGACGCTTCCGGGCCCCGGAAGCCGCACCTTGA
- a CDS encoding Spy/CpxP family protein refolding chaperone, whose product MSTSPAFRTPTPRPAFVARLAAVAAAAAFSLPALSMPGGPGAAQDAGMHGRHGDLHGGMGEGMAMPFGHPRRAGRLLDAVDATPEQRTQIRALVDAAQRELRAERESGRGLREQAMALFAQPTVDARAAEALRQQMLARHDSASKRMTQLMLDVSRVLTPQQRQKLAERMAQRRDLMERHQRERRQLERPQG is encoded by the coding sequence ATGAGCACAAGCCCCGCCTTCCGCACGCCCACCCCGCGCCCGGCCTTCGTGGCGCGCCTCGCCGCCGTCGCGGCCGCAGCGGCCTTCTCGCTGCCGGCGCTTTCCATGCCGGGTGGGCCTGGGGCCGCCCAGGATGCCGGCATGCACGGCAGGCACGGTGACCTGCACGGCGGCATGGGTGAGGGGATGGCCATGCCCTTCGGCCACCCGCGCAGGGCCGGCCGCCTGCTCGACGCGGTCGACGCCACGCCCGAGCAGCGCACGCAGATCCGGGCCCTGGTGGATGCCGCGCAGCGTGAACTGCGCGCCGAGCGAGAGTCCGGCCGCGGCCTGCGCGAGCAGGCGATGGCGCTGTTCGCCCAGCCCACCGTCGACGCCCGTGCTGCTGAAGCGCTGCGCCAGCAGATGCTGGCCCGCCACGACAGCGCCAGCAAGCGCATGACGCAGCTGATGCTCGATGTGAGCCGCGTGCTCACCCCGCAGCAGCGCCAGAAGCTGGCCGAGCGCATGGCGCAGCGCCGCGACCTGATGGAGCGCCACCAGCGCGAGCGGCGCCAGCTGGAGCGCCCGCAGGGCTGA
- a CDS encoding copper-translocating P-type ATPase codes for MSCASCSTRVERAALGVPGVAEATVNLATETLQVRPVLGFDALALERAVEQAGYALPTHTLLLAVHDMTCASCVGRVEQALRGVPGVVEASVNLATETAQVRVAGAAAAPDTDAALLQAVRAAGYGAERDTAAALRPAAGRRLGEGWRVLAAALLSAPLLAPMLLWPLAGEGAMHAAMLPAWLQWLLATPVQFVLGARFYRAGWAALRAGTGNMDLLVSLGTSAAYGLSLWQWRVVGDEHALYFESSAVVITLVLLGKWLEARARRRTTAALQALRALRPEVARVRRDGAERDVPVAELVRGDLVVVRAGERVPADGVVIEGVSAVDESLLTGESLPVPRGLGDRVAGGSLNGEGLLLLRATALGAESLLSRIVRLVENAQGRKAPIQRLVDRVSAVFVPVVVAVALLTLLGWGLLGGDWTAGVLNAVSVLVIACPCALGLATPAAIMAGTGVAARRGVLVKDAEALERAHAVRVVAWDKTGTLTEGRPRVVARGVVQGDEAAVLAAAAALQAASTHPLARAVIEAAPGPVAAAEGVKVVPGRGVEGLIGGRRACLGSERWMRELGVPIDALVPALQAQQAQGRSASLLALEDGGTLRLAGWLAFGDRAKPGAAEAVATLARQGVRSVLISGDNAGAANHLAAELGIAEVHAEVLPADKARQLAALRTGLPQGAAVAMVGDGVNDAPALAAADVGIAMAPAEGGGSDVALHAAGITLLRGDPRAVADAIDVSRRTHAKIRQNLFWAFAFNAVGIPAAALGHLSPVIAGGAMAMSSVLVVSNALWLSRWRGARRA; via the coding sequence ATGAGCTGCGCCTCGTGCAGCACGCGCGTCGAGCGGGCCGCGCTCGGCGTGCCCGGGGTGGCCGAGGCCACCGTCAACCTGGCCACCGAGACGCTGCAGGTGCGGCCCGTCCTCGGCTTCGACGCGCTGGCGCTGGAGCGCGCCGTCGAGCAGGCCGGCTACGCGCTGCCCACGCACACGCTGCTGCTGGCCGTGCACGACATGACCTGCGCCAGCTGCGTGGGCCGCGTCGAGCAGGCGCTGCGCGGCGTGCCGGGCGTGGTCGAGGCCAGCGTCAACCTGGCCACCGAGACGGCGCAGGTGCGCGTGGCCGGTGCCGCCGCCGCGCCCGACACCGACGCCGCCCTGCTGCAGGCCGTGCGCGCGGCGGGCTATGGCGCCGAGCGCGACACCGCCGCGGCCCTGCGGCCTGCGGCGGGGCGGCGCCTGGGCGAGGGCTGGCGCGTGCTCGCCGCGGCGCTGCTGAGCGCGCCGCTGCTGGCGCCCATGCTGCTGTGGCCGCTGGCCGGCGAAGGCGCCATGCACGCCGCCATGCTGCCGGCCTGGCTGCAGTGGCTGCTGGCCACGCCGGTGCAGTTCGTGCTCGGCGCGCGCTTCTACCGCGCCGGCTGGGCGGCGCTGCGCGCCGGCACCGGCAACATGGACCTGCTCGTGAGCCTGGGCACCAGCGCCGCCTACGGCCTGAGCCTGTGGCAGTGGCGGGTGGTGGGCGACGAGCACGCGCTGTACTTCGAGAGTTCGGCCGTGGTCATCACGCTGGTGCTGCTGGGCAAGTGGCTGGAGGCCCGCGCGCGCCGCCGCACCACCGCGGCGCTGCAGGCCCTGCGCGCACTGCGGCCTGAGGTGGCGCGCGTGCGGCGCGACGGCGCGGAGCGCGACGTGCCGGTGGCCGAGCTCGTGCGCGGCGACCTGGTCGTGGTGCGCGCCGGTGAACGCGTGCCGGCCGACGGCGTCGTGATCGAGGGCGTGAGCGCCGTCGACGAGAGCCTGCTCACCGGCGAGAGCCTGCCCGTGCCGCGTGGCCTGGGCGACCGCGTCGCCGGCGGCAGCCTCAACGGCGAGGGCCTGCTGCTGCTGCGCGCCACCGCGCTGGGCGCCGAGAGCCTGCTGTCGCGCATCGTGCGGCTGGTCGAGAACGCCCAGGGCCGCAAGGCGCCCATCCAGCGCCTGGTGGACCGCGTCAGCGCCGTGTTCGTGCCGGTGGTGGTGGCCGTGGCGCTGCTGACGCTGCTGGGCTGGGGCCTGCTGGGCGGCGACTGGACGGCCGGCGTGCTCAACGCGGTGAGTGTGCTCGTCATCGCCTGCCCCTGCGCGCTGGGGCTGGCCACCCCGGCAGCCATCATGGCCGGCACCGGCGTGGCGGCGCGGCGCGGTGTGCTCGTGAAGGACGCCGAGGCGCTGGAGCGCGCGCACGCCGTGCGCGTGGTGGCCTGGGACAAGACCGGCACGCTCACCGAAGGCCGGCCGCGCGTGGTGGCGCGCGGCGTGGTGCAGGGTGACGAGGCCGCCGTGCTGGCCGCTGCGGCGGCCTTGCAGGCGGCCAGCACGCACCCGCTGGCGCGCGCGGTGATCGAGGCCGCGCCGGGGCCGGTGGCCGCCGCGGAGGGCGTGAAGGTGGTGCCCGGCCGCGGCGTGGAAGGGCTCATCGGGGGCCGCCGGGCCTGCCTGGGCAGCGAGCGCTGGATGCGCGAGCTGGGCGTGCCGATCGACGCGCTGGTGCCCGCGCTGCAGGCGCAGCAGGCGCAGGGGCGCAGCGCCTCGCTGCTGGCGTTGGAGGACGGCGGCACGCTGCGGCTGGCCGGCTGGCTGGCCTTCGGCGACCGTGCCAAGCCCGGCGCTGCCGAGGCCGTGGCCACGCTGGCCCGCCAGGGCGTGCGGTCGGTGCTCATCAGCGGCGACAACGCCGGGGCGGCGAACCATCTCGCGGCCGAGCTCGGCATCGCCGAGGTGCATGCCGAGGTGCTGCCGGCCGACAAGGCGCGCCAGCTGGCTGCGCTGCGGACGGGGCTGCCCCAGGGCGCCGCCGTGGCCATGGTGGGCGACGGCGTGAACGACGCACCGGCGCTGGCCGCGGCCGACGTCGGCATCGCGATGGCGCCGGCCGAGGGCGGCGGTAGCGACGTGGCACTGCACGCCGCCGGCATCACCTTGCTGCGCGGCGATCCGCGCGCCGTGGCCGACGCCATCGACGTGAGCCGCCGCACGCACGCCAAGATCCGCCAGAACCTGTTCTGGGCCTTCGCCTTCAACGCCGTGGGCATCCCGGCGGCGGCGCTGGGCCACCTGAGCCCGGTGATTGCCGGCGGGGCGATGGCGATGAGCAGCGTGCTGGTGGTGAGCAACGCCCTGTGGCTGTCGCGCTGGCGCGGCGCCAGGCGCGCCTGA
- a CDS encoding HAMP domain-containing histidine kinase: MRSLYLRIWLTVVAALALFALVSGWLVQRHLEEQRERNERIVQERVAAWADLLQSTLPAADAPVAEQARALEEWALKLRRPLALDAPDGSRIAVTEAFLRRGLDRPEARERLRAVRLDDGRTLWVPQPRARIVLKGMGPPLSQPPGWLPGGRGPWPDGLGLVALLAVLFAAVAAGAWPVVRRLTRRLEALQAGVEAFGAGQLNRRVDEGGRDEVAAVAGSFNRAAARIEALLRSHQNLLANASHELRSPLARLKMAMALLDEAPPAERARLKREIDANIAELDTLVEEVLLASRLDAQTTVDTAQPVALLALAVEEAARVGASAEGDDLLLRGDERLLRRALRNLLENARRYAGAGVELRVARRADGGAELTVADRGPGVPEALRERIFEPFFRMPGHAEREGGVGLGLALVRQIAERHGGGARCEPREGGGSRFVISLPAVPPAAV; the protein is encoded by the coding sequence ATGCGCTCGCTGTACCTCCGCATCTGGCTCACGGTGGTGGCCGCGCTGGCGCTGTTCGCGCTGGTCTCGGGCTGGCTGGTGCAGCGCCACCTTGAGGAGCAGCGCGAGCGCAACGAACGCATCGTGCAGGAGCGCGTGGCGGCCTGGGCCGACCTGCTGCAGTCCACGCTGCCCGCAGCCGATGCCCCGGTCGCCGAGCAGGCGCGGGCCCTGGAGGAGTGGGCGCTGAAGCTGCGCCGGCCGCTGGCGCTGGACGCGCCCGACGGCAGCCGCATCGCCGTCACCGAGGCTTTCCTGCGCCGGGGCCTCGACCGCCCCGAGGCGCGCGAGCGGCTTCGTGCCGTGCGGCTGGACGACGGCCGCACGCTCTGGGTGCCCCAGCCGCGCGCGCGCATCGTGCTCAAGGGCATGGGGCCGCCGCTGTCGCAGCCGCCGGGCTGGCTGCCCGGCGGGCGCGGGCCGTGGCCCGACGGTCTCGGCCTCGTGGCCCTGCTGGCCGTGCTGTTTGCCGCCGTGGCCGCGGGCGCCTGGCCCGTGGTGCGCCGTCTGACGCGGCGGCTTGAGGCGCTGCAGGCCGGCGTCGAGGCCTTCGGCGCCGGGCAGCTCAACCGCCGCGTCGACGAGGGCGGGCGTGACGAGGTTGCGGCCGTGGCCGGCAGCTTCAACCGGGCCGCGGCGCGCATCGAGGCCCTGTTGCGATCGCACCAGAACCTGCTGGCCAACGCCAGCCACGAATTGCGCAGTCCCCTGGCGCGGCTGAAGATGGCGATGGCCCTGCTCGACGAGGCGCCGCCCGCCGAACGGGCGCGCCTGAAGCGCGAGATCGACGCCAACATCGCCGAGCTCGACACGCTGGTCGAGGAGGTGCTGTTGGCCAGCCGGCTCGACGCGCAGACCACGGTCGACACCGCGCAGCCGGTGGCTCTGCTGGCGCTGGCCGTCGAGGAAGCGGCCCGCGTCGGTGCCAGCGCCGAAGGCGACGATCTGCTGCTGCGTGGCGACGAGCGGCTGCTGCGCCGTGCCTTGCGCAACCTGCTCGAGAACGCACGCCGCTACGCCGGGGCCGGCGTGGAGTTGCGTGTGGCACGCCGTGCCGACGGCGGCGCCGAGCTGACGGTGGCCGATCGCGGCCCCGGCGTGCCCGAGGCGCTGCGCGAGCGCATCTTCGAGCCCTTCTTCCGCATGCCCGGCCACGCCGAACGCGAGGGCGGCGTCGGCCTCGGCCTGGCGCTGGTGCGGCAGATTGCCGAGCGCCACGGCGGCGGCGCCCGCTGCGAGCCGCGCGAGGGCGGCGGCAGCCGCTTCGTGATCAGCCTGCCGGCGGTGCCGCCCGCGGCCGTCTGA
- a CDS encoding response regulator transcription factor produces MTPRLLLIDDDLRLSDMVGGYLRSNGLEVDTAGSLAAGRQRLKQGAYDALVLDLMLPDGDGLAFTRELRADRRTRRLPLLMLTARGEPTDRIVGLELGADDYLGKPFEPRELLARVKALLRRAAPEPGDDEVLRFGRLEVDMGARLARLDGQPCDLTSHQFELLTVLARAPGRVLSRDQIMDALKGHPLDAYDRSIDVHISRIRAVIEDDPKNPRRVLTVRGAGYLFARKQDTET; encoded by the coding sequence ATGACCCCGCGACTGCTGTTGATCGACGACGACCTGCGCCTGTCCGACATGGTGGGCGGGTACCTGCGTTCCAACGGCCTCGAGGTTGACACCGCCGGCTCGCTGGCGGCCGGCCGCCAGCGCCTGAAGCAGGGCGCCTACGACGCGCTGGTGCTGGACCTGATGCTGCCCGATGGCGACGGTCTGGCGTTCACGCGCGAACTGCGCGCCGACCGCCGCACGCGCCGCCTGCCGCTGCTGATGCTCACGGCCCGCGGAGAACCCACCGACCGCATCGTCGGCCTGGAGCTGGGCGCTGACGACTACCTCGGCAAGCCCTTCGAGCCCCGCGAACTGCTGGCGCGCGTGAAGGCGCTGCTGCGCCGCGCCGCGCCCGAACCGGGCGATGACGAGGTGCTGCGCTTCGGCCGCCTTGAGGTCGACATGGGCGCGCGCCTGGCCCGGCTCGACGGCCAGCCCTGCGACCTGACCAGCCACCAGTTCGAGCTGCTGACGGTGCTGGCCCGCGCGCCGGGCCGCGTGCTCAGCCGCGACCAGATCATGGACGCGCTCAAGGGCCACCCGCTGGACGCCTACGACCGCAGCATCGACGTGCACATCTCGCGCATCCGTGCCGTCATCGAAGACGACCCCAAGAACCCGCGCCGCGTGCTGACCGTCCGGGGCGCCGGCTATCTGTTCGCCCGCAAGCAGGACACCGAGACATGA
- a CDS encoding DNA internalization-related competence protein ComEC/Rec2 encodes MPSAARCMAVAAAAALAWVAGCAGQLQLAALWPGWVVATLGALGLGLAGLGLARRRRAFRAVALVLGCALLGFVSTHHRAGLRLADALPPALEGQDLLLRGTVAELPRERLQGVRFEFVVEAAWHRGQPVRVPRRVSLGWWRGIEADAMLAGPPRPVRAGQRWEFTARLAQPHGAMNPHGFDLELWMFEQDLRATGSVRDTRGAAPPVLLDAAAAHPVQRLRQAVRDAIAARVSDAGAAGVLAALAVGDQAAIDRADWALFRDTGVAHLMSISGLHVTMFAWLAAAVVSALWRQHPRAPRRLPAPVAGRWAGLVLAVAYALLAGWGVPAQRTVAMIAVVVLLRQAGRRWPLPAVLGAAGFVVVLRDPWALMQPGFWLSFVAVGLLAASGPVRPIEQGGLRQRWPWLRAALQQQAVATVGLAPLSLIFFQQISVVGFAANLMAIPLVTLLITPLALLGVLLPPLWALAAGVVSLLEAVLALLAASPWAVWHAAAAPPWAVAAGLLGAVVAVLPWPWRLRVLALPLMLPLLAPPVARPAPGHLELLGADIGQGTAVLLRTARHTLLFDSGPAWGTPGVDAGERVLVPLLRALGERHLDELVLSHRDTDHTGGAASLARTLPVRALRSSLEAGHPLRGLAPHTPCEAGQRWQWDGVEFEVLHPSATALASATPATRANTLSCVLRVQGGGVSVLLTGDIEAAQEATLVREAASRLPSTVLWVPHHGSRTSSTADFIAAVAPQVAVVQAAHRSRFGHPSPAVLARYAEAGVPVVSSARCGAWRLASEGPSMACMRSERRRYWHHPGP; translated from the coding sequence ATGCCATCCGCCGCACGGTGCATGGCGGTGGCGGCTGCCGCGGCGCTGGCCTGGGTGGCGGGCTGTGCCGGGCAGTTGCAGTTGGCGGCTTTGTGGCCCGGCTGGGTGGTGGCAACGCTGGGCGCGTTGGGTCTGGGCCTGGCGGGTCTGGGACTGGCCCGGCGGCGGCGCGCGTTCAGGGCTGTCGCGCTGGTCCTGGGCTGTGCCTTGCTGGGTTTCGTCTCCACGCACCACCGCGCAGGGCTGCGCTTGGCCGACGCACTGCCCCCGGCGCTGGAGGGCCAGGACCTGCTGCTGCGCGGCACGGTGGCCGAGTTGCCCCGCGAGCGACTGCAGGGCGTGCGGTTCGAGTTCGTGGTCGAGGCGGCGTGGCACCGCGGGCAGCCGGTGCGCGTGCCGCGCCGGGTTTCCCTGGGCTGGTGGCGCGGCATCGAGGCCGACGCCATGCTGGCGGGCCCGCCGCGCCCGGTGCGCGCCGGCCAGCGCTGGGAGTTCACGGCGCGCCTGGCGCAGCCCCACGGCGCGATGAACCCGCACGGTTTCGATCTCGAGTTGTGGATGTTCGAGCAGGATCTGCGGGCCACCGGCAGTGTGCGCGACACGCGCGGCGCGGCGCCCCCCGTCCTGCTGGATGCCGCTGCGGCGCACCCCGTGCAGCGGCTGCGCCAGGCGGTGCGCGACGCCATCGCGGCGCGTGTCTCCGATGCCGGTGCGGCGGGTGTGCTGGCGGCGCTGGCGGTGGGCGATCAGGCGGCAATCGATCGCGCCGACTGGGCCTTGTTCCGCGACACCGGTGTGGCCCACCTGATGAGCATTTCAGGCCTGCACGTGACGATGTTCGCGTGGCTGGCCGCAGCCGTGGTGTCCGCGCTGTGGCGCCAGCACCCACGGGCGCCGCGCCGGCTGCCTGCCCCCGTGGCCGGCCGCTGGGCCGGGCTGGTGCTGGCCGTCGCCTACGCGCTGCTGGCGGGCTGGGGCGTACCGGCGCAGCGCACGGTGGCGATGATCGCCGTCGTGGTGCTGCTGCGCCAGGCCGGCCGCCGCTGGCCGCTGCCGGCGGTGCTGGGCGCGGCCGGCTTCGTGGTGGTGCTGCGCGACCCCTGGGCGCTGATGCAGCCCGGCTTCTGGCTGAGCTTCGTGGCCGTGGGCCTGCTCGCCGCCAGCGGGCCGGTCCGCCCCATCGAACAAGGCGGGCTGCGGCAGCGCTGGCCCTGGCTGCGTGCCGCGCTGCAGCAGCAGGCCGTGGCCACCGTCGGCCTGGCGCCCTTGTCGCTGATCTTCTTTCAGCAGATCTCGGTGGTGGGCTTTGCCGCCAACCTGATGGCCATCCCCTTGGTCACGCTGCTCATCACCCCGCTGGCGCTGCTGGGGGTCCTGCTGCCGCCCCTCTGGGCGCTGGCGGCCGGCGTGGTGTCGCTGCTCGAAGCCGTGCTGGCCTTGCTGGCCGCGTCGCCCTGGGCCGTCTGGCACGCCGCCGCTGCACCGCCGTGGGCCGTGGCCGCCGGGCTCTTGGGTGCCGTGGTGGCGGTGTTGCCCTGGCCCTGGCGGCTGCGCGTGCTGGCCTTGCCGCTCATGCTGCCTTTGCTGGCGCCGCCGGTGGCGCGGCCGGCGCCGGGCCATCTGGAGCTGCTGGGCGCCGACATCGGCCAGGGCACGGCCGTGCTGCTGCGCACCGCCAGGCACACCTTGCTGTTCGACAGCGGCCCGGCCTGGGGCACGCCCGGCGTCGACGCGGGCGAACGTGTGCTGGTGCCGCTGCTGCGCGCCTTGGGAGAGCGTCATCTCGACGAGCTCGTGTTGAGCCACCGCGACACCGACCACACTGGCGGCGCGGCCTCGCTGGCCCGGACGCTGCCAGTGCGGGCGCTGCGCTCGTCGCTCGAAGCAGGGCACCCCTTGCGCGGCCTGGCGCCGCACACCCCGTGCGAGGCCGGCCAGCGCTGGCAGTGGGACGGCGTGGAGTTCGAGGTGCTGCACCCGAGCGCCACCGCGCTCGCCTCAGCCACACCGGCCACGCGCGCCAACACACTGAGCTGTGTGCTCCGGGTGCAGGGCGGTGGCGTGAGCGTGCTGCTCACCGGCGACATCGAAGCGGCGCAGGAGGCCACGCTCGTGCGCGAGGCCGCCTCACGTCTGCCCAGCACCGTGCTGTGGGTGCCGCACCATGGCAGCCGCACGTCGTCGACGGCGGACTTCATCGCGGCCGTGGCGCCCCAGGTGGCCGTCGTGCAGGCCGCCCATCGCAGCCGCTTCGGCCATCCGTCGCCGGCCGTGCTGGCGCGTTACGCCGAGGCCGGCGTGCCGGTGGTCAGCTCGGCCCGCTGCGGCGCCTGGCGTCTGGCGTCCGAGGGGCCGTCGATGGCCTGCATGCGCTCCGAACGGCGCCGCTACTGGCACCACCCGGGGCCCTGA
- a CDS encoding MATE family efflux transporter has product MEGWRDSARRIVPLAWPVFVGQISVLAFGTIDTLFVARYTAGDLAALAVGAAAYITVFIGFMGVLMALSPIVGQLHGAGRHAEAGRQLHQALWLGAALALLGSALLALPAPFLALARATPEVAERVRGYLLALAFSLPASLLFTLFRAFNTAVSRPKVVMAIQLGGLAAKVPLSAALVFGVPALGVPALGVVGCGIATAIAMWLQVLLAWRVLRHDAFYDRYAIWGRSLDRPARAPLAAQLRLGVPLGLSILVEVTGFAFMALFIARLGTTAVAGHQLAVNLVSLMFMLPLAIGNASSTLVAQAVGAGRHDEAARLGWHALTMGTLLALALGLLVFVLRRPVLGLYTGDAAVLAAALPLVAWLAVFHAADAAQTIAAFVLRAYKITVVSVVIYVAALWGVGLGGGYWLAFDVGGHTPPALRGAPGYWFASTAGLVVAAVALSAVLAWVLRRPRAAPPAG; this is encoded by the coding sequence ATCGAGGGCTGGCGCGACAGCGCGCGCCGCATCGTGCCCCTGGCCTGGCCGGTGTTCGTGGGCCAGATCTCGGTGCTCGCCTTCGGCACCATCGACACCCTCTTCGTCGCCCGCTACACGGCCGGCGACCTGGCCGCGCTGGCCGTCGGTGCGGCGGCCTACATCACGGTGTTCATCGGCTTCATGGGCGTGCTGATGGCGCTGTCGCCCATCGTCGGCCAGTTGCACGGTGCCGGCCGCCACGCCGAGGCCGGCCGGCAACTGCACCAGGCGCTGTGGCTGGGCGCCGCGCTGGCGCTGCTGGGCAGCGCGCTGCTGGCCCTCCCCGCGCCCTTCCTGGCGCTGGCGCGCGCCACGCCCGAGGTGGCCGAGCGCGTGCGCGGCTACCTGCTGGCACTGGCCTTCTCGCTGCCGGCCTCGCTGCTGTTCACCCTGTTCCGCGCCTTCAACACGGCGGTGTCGCGGCCCAAGGTGGTGATGGCCATCCAGCTCGGCGGCCTGGCGGCCAAGGTGCCGCTGTCGGCGGCGCTGGTGTTCGGCGTGCCGGCGCTGGGCGTGCCGGCGCTCGGCGTGGTGGGCTGCGGCATCGCCACCGCCATCGCCATGTGGCTGCAGGTGCTGCTGGCCTGGCGCGTGCTGCGGCACGACGCCTTCTACGACCGCTACGCGATCTGGGGCCGCAGCCTGGACCGCCCGGCGCGCGCGCCGCTGGCGGCGCAGCTGCGGCTGGGCGTGCCGCTGGGCCTGTCGATCCTGGTGGAGGTGACGGGCTTCGCCTTCATGGCGCTGTTCATCGCACGGCTGGGCACCACCGCCGTGGCCGGGCACCAGCTGGCCGTCAACCTGGTGAGCCTGATGTTCATGCTGCCGCTGGCCATCGGCAACGCCAGCAGCACGCTGGTGGCGCAGGCCGTGGGCGCCGGCCGGCACGACGAGGCGGCGCGACTGGGCTGGCACGCGCTGACGATGGGCACGCTGCTGGCCCTGGCTTTGGGGCTGCTGGTGTTCGTGCTGCGTCGCCCGGTGCTGGGTCTTTACACGGGCGACGCCGCCGTGCTGGCGGCTGCGTTGCCGCTGGTGGCCTGGCTGGCGGTGTTCCACGCCGCCGACGCGGCACAGACCATCGCCGCCTTCGTGCTGCGGGCCTACAAGATCACCGTCGTCTCGGTGGTCATCTATGTCGCGGCGCTGTGGGGCGTGGGGCTGGGCGGCGGCTACTGGCTGGCCTTCGACGTCGGCGGTCACACCCCGCCGGCACTGCGCGGCGCGCCCGGCTACTGGTTCGCGTCGACCGCGGGGCTGGTGGTGGCGGCCGTGGCGCTCAGCGCCGTGCTGGCCTGGGTGCTCAGACGGCCGCGGGCGGCACCGCCGGCAGGCTGA